The sequence below is a genomic window from Dyadobacter sp. CECT 9275.
GGTAATAAATCCTGTCGGAATATTCGGACCGATAATGGGTGGTATCAGCTCCGCCTCGCTGGACATAGCAGTAGCCGGAATATTGAATGGGACAACTAACGTAAGTCCGGACTTTACAATGGGTGTGGTGGATGTCCGAGATGTAGCAGCGATACACCTACTCGCGATGGAACATCCCAAAGCTGCCGGAGAACGATTTATTGCCTGTGCCGATGGCGTAATGAGCTTTTATGACGTAGCAGAATTGCTCAGAAATGAGAGACCGGAGTGGGCTGAAAACATCGCGCAAATGCAGCCTACCGCAAAGGAATTTTACATTGAAATGTCAAACCAGAAGGCTAAGACCGTATTGGGCTGGCAACCACGAAGCAAGGAAGAGGCATTGCTTGCCAGTGCCGACAGTCTGATAAAATAATTAAATTTGCAGGAACCGCCTTCTTAATATATAAATTGAAATTTAACAACATACAATCTTGTCATCTGGGACCGGAGATTTCACCGGAACAGTTTATACCGGAGCATTTCTTCCTGTACCTGCTGCAAGGTTCGATGAAGGCTTTTGATGGAAGAAATAACTATCTGATGCAACCGGGCGATTACTGCATCGCCCGGAAGAATCATCTGGTACGCTATACCAAGTACAGAGATCAAGACGATGCCTTCGAAAAGATAATCATCACGCTGGATGAACCCTTTTTAAAAAAATATCTGGAAAAACACCCGTCGACCGTCGGTATTTACGACAACGACCATTCATTTCTGTTTGTACAGGAGGATAAATTAATCAGGAATTTCATTCAGTCGCTGGAACCATACTACAACGGAAGTGATCAGATTGATCAGGCCTTTTCTGATGTGAAGCGGGAAGAGCTATTACTGATATTACTGCAGAACAGTCCCAAGCTGGCCGATGTATTCTTCAACTTCGGTATACCTCAAAAGATTAATCTGGAGGAATATATGAACCGAAATTTCAGGTTCAATATCAGCATGGAGCGTTTCGCTTTTCTTACAGGCAGAAGTGTATCCTCGTTTAAACGGGATTTCCAAAAAGCATTTGGAACTACTCCCGGCAGTTGGCTCAAAAAGAAGCGGTTAGAAGAAGCTTACTTTCAAATCAGCAGGCAAAATGAAAAGCCTGGGAAAGTTTATCTTGAAGTAGGCTTTGAAGACTTGTCTCATTTTTCCTTTGCATTCAAAAAAGAATTTGGATTAACACCAACAGAAGTTTCATTGAGGTATCAGGGCAGGAGTTGATCGGGGACTTTTGCCACTGGGTATGGTATCCAAGCCACACGCCCTTTTCCAAACCGGTCAGCATACATTTATGATATCGCCAAACATTTTTTTGACCTCAAATTTGACCGTAACAGTAGTGAACTTTGACGCCGAAAGCGGGAAAAAATGAGCACCATAGGCGATGGGTGCAAGTCCCGTTTTCCAATCGCACCGGCGACCCGCCTAAAATCCCAGACTCAAACATTCCGTAATTTGTGTTATGCATCCCCTTTATTGTGTTAACTCGCTTTAACCCGTCAGTCTAAATTTGCATTGTAAATCATTGAGAAACATTCAAAGTTTAGAAAAATGAAAAAGGTAGCACTAA
It includes:
- a CDS encoding helix-turn-helix domain-containing protein, translated to MKFNNIQSCHLGPEISPEQFIPEHFFLYLLQGSMKAFDGRNNYLMQPGDYCIARKNHLVRYTKYRDQDDAFEKIIITLDEPFLKKYLEKHPSTVGIYDNDHSFLFVQEDKLIRNFIQSLEPYYNGSDQIDQAFSDVKREELLLILLQNSPKLADVFFNFGIPQKINLEEYMNRNFRFNISMERFAFLTGRSVSSFKRDFQKAFGTTPGSWLKKKRLEEAYFQISRQNEKPGKVYLEVGFEDLSHFSFAFKKEFGLTPTEVSLRYQGRS